The region TTAAAGTACATTTTCCATCACCTCTTTAGTGCAATGTGAACCATCTGTGGTTTCCTCACATTCAATAGTTAAAAGCCTTCCAGAAGGACAGCAGGTCATGGTGGAGAAATGGAGTCTGAGGTCACCTTTTCACCTACATTCATCAGACACCTCTCCTCACAAGGCAAAAACACCAAAGAAGTTCTTCCCTGGCTCATCCTCCAATTTCTCCAGCATTGCCTCCTCTGTCTGTGTTCTCAGTCTGTCATGAGCATACAAGTTGAACACAGCCCCCATGTAAACTGCAGTGTACCAGTTCCCATCCTCATCTGAATCCCCACTGGTTGTCTTTTGGCAGACTGTACGGATAGAGTGGAGAATGGTCACATATTTAGGTGCATATGAGCGAGACCAGCGTTTGACAGTGTGGCTCAGGTGGACCATGGGGTGTGAGGAGGTATCGTCGGCATCGCTGCTGCAGTCAACCCGGAAAGATGCTTGGCTGTAAACAAAGTAGAGGCCATCTCGAGGAAtcacaatttcatttttatcGAGCTCTAGTCCTCCCTGAGAGTGGGACTGGTCCACATCCTTCTGCCATTCCACTGAGGTCTTTCTACTATAGTTGTGTACTCCTGTTGAATAGTACAGACAAATGGCAGACACCATGGTGAATTTCTGATTAACAGTGAAATAAAACTGCACTTGAGTCAGGGGTTCCTGAAGAGAAATTTCAAATGAATTCTGTTGCAGTGACATGAGCCTATTTCTCATTTATCCTCTACATTCTTCAGTCTAACTAGAACTCATTTAAATCTCCAAAATATCCAAAGGAAACAGGCATAATGTGCCCTTAAAAATCAAGGAGAAGTTCTAAAACTTTCTGGAAAAACTGGTAAGCTTCCTGAATCAAGAACTTCCTCCAATTATGATCCACTAAATGTCCCATGAATCTCACAGAGACGTGTGATTTCATGATTACAATACTGGGAAAGGTGTAGTATGGTTCTCCACAATCAGTCTAAAATATGCCttgcacttttttttacttGGGTTTCATCCCTTACCTTGCAAATGAATGGCTGCTCTCACATTTGATATTTGCCTCAAAGTGTGATGGAGATCTGGGAACAAGAAAAGACAGAGAATATGAATTATACAGTGTTTTCGCCTACTAGTCACTAACATTACtaagctaaaaaaacaaacaaaaaacaaacaaacatcaataaGTCCACTACTTTTGTAAGA is a window of Maylandia zebra isolate NMK-2024a linkage group LG22, Mzebra_GT3a, whole genome shotgun sequence DNA encoding:
- the LOC101472170 gene encoding tumor necrosis factor, with amino-acid sequence MEGECMVALDTMIDKDTEKQATQEIKPRSKLTMALLAFTLCLAATAAAALVVNRRAEAPGQNEDNFDLHHTLRQISNVRAAIHLQGVHNYSRKTSVEWQKDVDQSHSQGGLELDKNEIVIPRDGLYFVYSQASFRVDCSSDADDTSSHPMVHLSHTVKRWSRSYAPKYVTILHSIRTVCQKTTSGDSDEDGNWYTAVYMGAVFNLYAHDRLRTQTEEAMLEKLEDEPGKNFFGVFAL